The Teredinibacter sp. KSP-S5-2 genomic interval GATTTTTCCCCGGAACGGGACTGGCTTTCTACATCAATCAGAATATAGGTTTCTTCAGTACTTTCACTTGAGGCGGATGTCAGAAGAGACTGAAGGTCTTCATCAAAAATTTCGTGTTTTTTATCGGCTAGTTCTTTAAAGCGGGAAAACGCCTGATTCAGCGCATCCTGAGATTCAAACGTAATACCCAGCGCTTCGAAGCGAGCTTTAACCGCAGCGCGACCAGAGTGCTTGCCCAAAACAATTTTATTAGTGTTCCACCCTACATCTTCAGCACGCATGATCTCGTAGGTTTCGCGGTGTTTAAGCACGCCATCCTGGTGAATACCCGATTCATGAGCAAACGCATTAGCACCGACAATGGCTTTATTTGGCTGCACAGGGAAACCGGTTATCGACGATACCAAGCGCGATGTGGGCACTATATGCTCGGAAACAATGCCGGTTTCCACCGGGAATAAATCCTTACGAGTCCTCACCGCCATTACGATTTCTTCCAGGGCGGCATTACCAGCACGCTCACCAAGGCCATTAATAGTACATTCAATCTGCCGAACACCGTTCATCACCGCAGAAAGAGAGTTAGCAACAGCCAACCCCAGGTCGTTGTGACAGTGCGTTGAAAAAATAGCTTTATCGGAGTTGGGCACGGCCTCAATCAAGCGCTTAAACATTGCACCATACTCACCCGGCTCACCATAACCAACCGTATCAGGAACGTTAATAGTCGATGCACCAGCAGCAATTGCTGCTTCGGTAATACGGCACATAAACTCAAACTCTGAACGACTACCATCTTCCAGAGAAAATTCGACATCATCGGTAAAACCTCGCGCCCGCTTCACCGCACGGATAGCTTGTTCAAGTACCTGCTCGGGCTCCATTTTGAGCTTGTACTTCATGTGAATCGGAGAAGTGGCAATGAATGTATGAATACGAGACGAGTTAGCCCCCTTCAATGCCTCTCCAGCACGGTCAATATCGGTATCGACTGCGCGCGCCAAACTACATACGGTTGAATCCTTAATCGTGTTGGCCACAGCCTGAACCGCATCAAAATCACCAGGGCTCGCGATGGCGAAACCGGCTTCAATCACATCCACCCGCATTTTTTCCAACATTTTGGCAATGCGTACTTTCTCTTCTTTGGTCATGGACGCGCCAGGGCTCTGCTCTCCATCCCTCAGGGTCGTATCAAAAATGACTAGTTTTTCTTTGCTCATCGCTAACTCCATAACTGAGGCCTTCCTCAGCGGAACTGAATTCTATTGTTTATATGTGTATGGGGAGGAAATTGTTATATGCCGCCTTGCGGCAACAAGCATAACAACAGAGGGGAGAGCATACTCAAAAGGTTAAGCTTGTTATCTGACTCAAGATAGTGGTGTGACCCGACGATCGTATTCACGGTTGGTCCAATTTGATGTAGTTAAATAATTGCCGATTTTTGTTATTTTAAAAGGTTCACCAGAACCAATCAATGCTCATCCTAAAAACCTTACATTATTAGGATAAAATAACAAATTTAATAGCAAAAACCCGGTTTTTGGAAAAGATCTGTATCAAATAGAGCACAAATAAAAAACAAACATCCTAATCATATTTAATCCAGGCAAGTTCTTTTTGACCGCAAACTCATATAGTCTTAAGAACCTAAAATTTACCAAGCGGAGCAGGCTTACAATGATCGTAACCAACATAGAAATTATCCCCGGCAAACGTATTGCAAAACACCTTGGCATGGTTCAAGGCAACACGGTTCGAGCCAAGCATGCCGGACGAGATCTTATGGCTGGACTAAAAAACATTTTTGGTGGAGAACTTAAAGGTTATACCGAGCTACTGACAGAGGCTCGGCAAGAAGCAACAGAGAGGATGATTGAGCAGGCCCAAGCCATTGGCGCTAACGCCGTATTAAATGTGCGCTATTCAACCTCCTCCGTCACCGCAGGCGCCGCCGAGTTATTTGCCTATGGCACAGCGGTAATCCTGGAAGAGTAAAAAACCCGGTTTCATCAGAATTCATACGCACACAGGTGTTTTATGTACGATTTAATTATATTTCTGGTGTTGCTGAGCCTGGGCTACTTTGTCGGACAGGCATTGGAAAAAAGCCATTTCCGCTCAATAATCAAACGTGAAAAAGAGCTTCGACACCTTCTCACCTTCAGTAACAGATACCCTCCATCAGTGACGGAGGAACAGAACGCCCAACTTGTCACCGGGTCAGTGGTAATTTCCATCGATTACTTTAAACAGATTGTTGCAGGGCTACGAGCATTAATAGGCGGAAGAATAACCTCTTACGAATCATTGCTCGAACGCGCACGCAGAGAAGCACTATTACGCATGAAGGAGGAAGCTTCTGCTATGGGGGCCAATATCATTGTCAACGTCAAGCTGGAAACTGCTTCAATCACCAAAGGCCAGCGCCAACAGGTAGGTTGTGTTGAAGTATTAGCCTATGGTACAGCCCTGCACGATAAGCAATTTGACTGAGGAACGTAATGCGATATTCCAACCCAGAGATACCTGAAGGAATCAATGTCACGCAGGTTCACCCACTGAAAGAGTTTTTTACTCTTATTGCCGGAGTAGCGGGATTAGTCATTGTTGCCGTCTTTCTACTCGCGGTCACAGTGCAGTATCTGGTGACGTTGATTCCTTTTGAGAAAGAGTCCCAATGGCTCGGTCGAATGGGGGAAAGTTTCACTGCGAGCATGCAATCAGAGGAAATATCGGATAACCATCAACAAATAGAAGGCTATCTACAGCAGCTGGCTGACTCTTTGAGCGAGCATCAAGCGTTGCCGGAAGGAATGACGATTACAGTGCATTACTCAGAAGGCGATACAGTGAACGCTTTTGCCACACTGGGCGGTAACATTGTCATCTTCAAAGGCCTGCTAGAAACCCTTCCCCATGAAAATGCACTGGCAATGGTGATGGCCCATGAGATTGCTCATATCAAGCATCGCCACCCTATCGTCGCCCTTGGCCGTGGCGTTGCAGTAGGGCTGGTTTTGGTTAGTTTATCCGGTGTGGGCGATGGTGTCGCCGTCCAGCAACTGCTAGGCAACCTCAGTATGTTGACGACCTTAACCTTCAGTCGCTCCCAAGAAGAACTATCAGACCATGATGCACTGGGCGTTTTGTCAGCCGAATACGGCCATATTGGGGGTGCAGAAGCGCTTTTTGAAGTATTACAAAAGGAATATGACGGGAAAGAACCGCCCCAGATATTAAGCACTCACCCACACACGGAGAAACGAATTGAACGCATTAAGGAAATGCAAACAGCAATGGACACCGACACGGAATTCAAACCACTGCCAGATTTTATTCTTGAACTAAAGAAAGCGAACAAAAAAGACAGTCCGGATAACACGTAATAGCAACGAATAGAGCAGCCACTAATTGCGGATGCTCTATTACTTATGAATCGGCGCGAAAGATAAGGGCTTCAGACAGTTTAAAAGCTGGCTCTATTTCTTAAAGTCCAACATACGCTGCAAAGGAATCATGGCTTTTTTGCCCAATTCGGGGTCAACTACGATCTCTTTGGTTTTTGTGTTCTCAAACACCTGAACCAGATTATCCAATTCATTCATAGCCATCCAGGGGCAATTTGCACAGCTTCTGCAAGTTGCACCGGAACCAGCTGTTGGCGCGATAAAAAGCTGTTTATCCGGGCAGGCCTGCTGCATTTTGTAGAAAATGCCCTGATCTGTAGCGACAATAAAGCTGGGGTTATCCAATGTTTGAGTGGCAGCAATAAGCTGTGATGTGGAGCCCACCGCATCAGCAATATCGACCACGGACTCTGGTGACTCAGGGTGAACAAGGATTCCAGCTTCAGGGTGCTGCTTTTTCAAATCCAGAATTCCACGAGCCTTGAACTCTTCGTGAACAATACAGGAGCCATCCCACAGCAGCACGTCAGCACCAGTCTTCTTGGCCACGTAATTGCCCAAGTGCTTGTCTGGAGCCCAAAGAATCTTCTCACCCTTGCTGTCCAGATAATCCACAACATCTAAAGCGATGCTGGATGTAACAACCCAATCTGCACGCGCTTTGACCGCCGCGGACGTGTTGGCATAAACCACGACAGTGCGGTCAGGATGTTGATCACAGAATGCAGAAAACTCATTCACAGGGCACCCCAAATCCAATGAACAGGTTGCCTCCAAGGTGGGCATAAGCACACGCTTTTCGGGAGAAAGAATTTTGGATGTCTCTCCCATAAACTTAACCCCGGCAACCACCAAAGTCTCAGCAGAATGGTTCTTACCAAACCTCGCCATTTCCAGAGAATCAGCAACACAGCCGCCAGTTTCTTCAGCAAGGGATTGAATTTCTGGAGAGGTATAATAATGAGCAATAAGCACGGCATTGTGCTTGATGAGCAACTGTTTTATTTGTTCACGAAAGTGCTCGGTTTTATGGGGTGGATGTGACTCTCGATATTTTAGGGCATCATCCAAATACTGCTTAACCAGTTCTTGCGGGTTTGTCCCCATTTCTTTGTGCAGGGTTTCCAATTCACTCATTGCCATATACTCAACTACATAGGCTTCGAATTATACCGGTAATGACGTGTCAACGGAAAAGAAAGCCTTACCAGTAGAACTCGCGCTCATAACCTTTTGGACTGTCTCACACAGATCAAGTTGCCTGACAGCAGGTCACATAAAAGCATTAAGTCACATCATGAAGATCTTTTCAGAGAATAAAGAGCGGCTTAAGGCTGAAAATAAAAAAGGGGCTAAAAAAGCCCCTTTTTTAAGATGGTGGGTCGTACTGGATTCGAACCAGTGACCAATTGGTTAAAAGCCAACTGCTCTACCAGCTGAGCTAACGACCCAAAACGGTTTGCCTTACGGCTAAGCGCATGAACGACTTCATGGCACTTTGAATATGGTGGGTCGTACTGGATTCGAACCAGTGACCAATTGGTTAAAAGCCAACTGCTCTACCAGCTGAGCTAACGACCCATAATCAGTTTTCTTTTAGCAACTTCACAGCCGCCACAAAAGAGGCGCATATAGTAATGATTTAGCCGCAAAACACAAGTTATTTATTACATTAAGATGGCGTATTTTAAATTTATGCCTGATATCGGGTTGGATCTTGTACGCCAGCTTCAATAAAACCCTGTTTTCGTAAACGACAGCTATCACACTTACCACAGGCAACACCATCTTCAGAAGCCTGATAACAGGATACTGTGAGTGAATAATCCACCCCTAAATCCACTCCGGCCTGAATTATTTGTGCTTTGGTTAAATCAATCAGAGGAGTTTCAATAGACACTCCCTGACCTTCAACTCCAACCTTCGTGGCCAAGTTTGCCATTGTTTGATAGGCGCGAATGTAATCAGGGCGGCAGTCCGGGTATCCAGAGTAATCCACCGCATTTACGCCAATGAAAATCGCCTCAGCTCCGAGGACCTCAGCCCATCCCAATGCAATAGACAGGAACACCGTGTTGCGAGCGGGAACGTAGGTAACGGGAATGCCATCCGTCTCTTCTTCAGGTACGTCGATATTACTATCGGTCAATGCTGAACCACCAATTGTCCCCAGATCAAGAGAGACCACCTTGTGTTCCTGCACATTCATTGCGTTCGAGACCCTTTCTGCAGCCTCTAGCTCAGCCCGGTGCCGCTGCCCATAGTCAAAACTCAAGGTATAACACTCATACCCATTTGCCAGAGCGATAGCCAGAACCGTAGTAGAGTCCAGACCACCAGACACAAGAATCACTGCACGTTTTTTACTCACAACCAAACCTTTCTGAAACAACAAATAACTTACACGCCGGGCTTATCGCCCCAAATGTATTTATGTAATTGAATTTGAAAACGAACGTCCAGCTTGTCCTCTAAGATCCACTCCGCCAACTCTTTTGGCGTTACCCCCTCGTAGCTTGGGGAAAATAGTACTTCACCAACCTGATTAGTCAGACGGTATTCGTCCAGTTTCATTTTGGCCCACTGATAATCCTGACGATCACAGAGAACAAACTTGACCTGATCTTTGTCTGACAACTTAGGAATATTGGCATAGAGGTTTTTCTCGACCTCGCCCGAAGCCGGTGTTTTGAGATCCATGACAATACTGACCCGCTCGTCCACCTCTTCAACATCCATTGCACCACTGGTTTCCAGTGAGACTTCATATCCCTTATCACACAAAGCAGTAAGTAAGTGTTTACAGTCTGGCTGAGCCAAAGGCTCTCCACCCGTGACGCAGACATAGCGAGCACCATATCCGTCCACTTTTTGCAGAATCTCCGCCAGTGTCTTTCTCTCTCCGCCATGAAAGGCGTATGCAGAGTCACAGTAACCGCAGCGCAAAGGACAGCCGGTTAAACGCACAAACACCGTTGGGCATCCCACAGTACGGGCTTCACCTTGTAACGAGCAGAATATTTCAGTAATACGGAGGGATATATCAGACATAACACATTGAACTGGTGCAAAGCCGGCAATTCTACCGAAACACCAGCTCAATGTCTTATTTTTACTGCCTTATGACGGGAAGTTTAGCTTCAAGTAGTCTCGAGCCAAGCTTGCAGCGCTGGAATTGGATGACGCAGCCTTGTTTAAAAACTCTTTGGCTTTCGCATCGTCCCCCAACAAATGGTGGACCTTACCCAGTTTAAATTGGGCATCAGGCACTTTGTTGTGATCAGGGTAAGTGCTTAGTAACTTGGTAAACCACTGGCGAGCGGTCTCAAGCTCATTTTTCAGCAGATAAATCTCCCCCAGCCAATACTGAGCATTCGCGGCATAACGCCCACTAGGGTAATCTTTCAGATGCTGCATTAATGCATCAGCCGCCTGGTCATACTTTTGCTGCTTTAAAACAAGATCAATAGCAGAGCGATAGCTTTGCAGCTCAGAAGCCTGCGCCCCACCACTTGCAGTAGAACTATTCGAAGTCTGGCTATCAGTAGAAGAAGACAATACCGGTCGCCCACTGCCCGGCTGACCTAATTGGCTAAGACGTCGATCAAGATCGATATAATCGTCAAGCCGTTGCTGCTTTAGCTTTTTAATCTGATGAGCTTGTTCTTCAACCTGACCACGAAGCTGTAACACCTCCTGTTGCACTACCTGCAATTGGTAATAAAGCTCGGCGAGGTTTGTCGCTTCTGCTGGCGATTGTGCAGGCATTGGCGCTTGAGTCACAGCCTGAGGTTGCCGTTGAGACTGACGCTCTTCCCCATCGGGATAGCGGTCAATAACTTCAACAGCGGTAACAGAAAAACTAATAAGTAACGCAGAAAAAAACAGTATAAATCTACTAGGCATGTTCACGTTTCGCTTTAAGTCTTGAAAGGTAATCAATGCACAAAGGGGGCCTTAGCCCCCTTCAGAAATAAAAGTGCAGGTAAACCTACACTCTTTGAATCAAACGCGCTTATTTAAGTTCAACGCGACGATTTTTTGACCATGCAGAATCGTAGCTACCGACTTCTGCTGGACGCTCTTCACCGTAACTTACAGTTTCGATAAGGTTGGAATCCACACCTTGAAGTACTAGGAAATCACGAACAGCGTTAGCACGACGCTCACCTAGAGCCATGTTGTACTCACGGCTTCCACGCTCATCAGCGTGACCTTCTAAACGAACATTACGTGGCTCAGCTTTTAACGCTTCAGCGTGAAGCATAAGCGCAGAACGTGATTCGGAACGAAGAATGGATTGGTCAAAGTCAAAGTAGAAAACTGTGTCAACGCCAGAAAGGTCAACCGCATTCTCCATAGAATTAGCGCCATCAAGATCCGCACCAGCACCTTGATCGGTAGACTCAGTAGCAGAATCTGTTGCTGAAGCGTCGTCTTCAACTTGAGTATTTGAGCTACACCCCGCCAGCAGACTCATAACCGCAATCATTGCCAAGAAAATTTTTAATGTTTTTGTCATTGTTGTCACTCCAAATTGTATATAAAAGCACCAAAACCCATTCAGCTACTTGATGAACGGAGACCATGCGGGTTCTCGAACATCCCCTCGCTTAGAAGGTAATCTGTATTTTACACCAGCATCCAAAGAAACTGCCGCTAAGACTCCCTTATTATTGTGCTGAGTCGCATACAGCAACATCGCGCCATTAGGCGCTATACTGGGAGATTCGTCAAGCCAAGTTTCCGTTAAAATGCGCATATCCCCCGATGCAATATCTTGCCAGGCGATATGGAAGATGCCATTTTCCCGATGAACCATGACCAAACTTTTACCATCCGGCGAAACTCTTGGCCGAGCGTTATAATCCCCCTCAAAGGTTAAGCGCTCTGTGCGGCCACTTGCAAGATGGATTTGGTAAATCTGTGGATTCCCCCCGCGATTGGAGGTAAAAATAATTCCTTTTCCATCTTCTGTCCAATTCGGCTCGGTGTCAATGACGCTACTTGATGTCTGCGTCACACGACGAAGCTTTTTCGTTGCTATCTCCAATGTATAAATCTCTGGATTACCGTCTTTTGACAAAACCATCGCCAATTTGGTGTCATCAGGCGAAAATGCCGGAGCACCGTTCAAGCCTCTGAAATTTGTGAGCTGTTCTCGCTCCCCTGTGCGAATATTCTGCCTAAAAATGGCTGGCCGGGATGTTTCAAATGAAACATAAGCCACATAACGCATATCGTTGGACCAGGTTGGGGATAACAAAGGCTCCGAAGATGAAAATAAAACCTTATCGCGCGCACCATCGGCATCAGCCAACACTATGCGATAACGCTTTTGAACAGATTTCCCCAAATCTTCAACGTAAAGTATTTTAGTAGAAAAAGCGCCTTTTATTCCGGTAATCGATTGGTAAACTTCATCACTGACTAAATGCGCAATGTCTCTTACCTGCGTATCGCTGCCGGTTACTGTTCGACTCAATACTCTTCGTTGCGCAATAACATCATATAACTGATATTCAAGCACAAAACCTGTCGGAGATTTCTGCAGATCACCAACCACTAAATAGTTTGCACCGAGCACACGCCAATCGCGATAATAAATTTCCGATTCTTTTTTCGGAAATGACAACATATCTCTTTGTGGTATCGCATGAAACAAACCACTTCGCATTAAGTCCGCAGATATAATTTGCGTCAGGTCTTCCTGAACATTTTGTGCGCCACCAAAAGGAACAACAGCAATGGGAGTGGGGTTATCAACACCTTGTGTGATTTCGATGGTCAGCTCTGCACGCGCGCCCAAGGCAAGCACCATTGCACAGAGGAAAAGGCCAATTTTATGCATTTGATTTCTCACTGCCTTAAGTCCTGTGGGTTAAATACTAATCTTAACTTTCGATAATATCGTTCAAACACTTCGGGGGGCATCTCCCGAATTTCTGGAAAGCGATCCACTTTTTTTACTGCCTGTTCAGCAGAACGATCAAAGGCAGGGTTACCGCTGCTCTTAATGATGTTTACTTCAACGACCTGCCCTGTCGGCACTAATTGTATCAATAATTCACACTGCATTCCTGTACGCGCAGATGGCGGCCGACTCCAGTTTTGCTCTATGCGTTGAGTAATTGCTGACACATAGCTTTGAGCTTCATTTTCAAATTCCACTTCAGCTAATAGTTGCTCCTCTTCAGCAATAGCTTGTTCAAGCTCCTGCTGCATTTGCAACCGCTGTAACTCTTGTTCTCGCGCACGCGCCTCAGCTTCTTTCTTAGCTAACGCTTCTTTGCGCTTTCTCTCTTCTTCCGTTTTGCGCTTGGCGTCTTCTTGTTTCTTTTTCAGTGCAGCTTGTTTCTTTTGCTCAGCCAGTTTTTTTTGCCTTTGCTGTTCAAGACGTCGCTTAGTCAAGTCCACTTTTTTAGGCTGCTTCTTCGCAACTTTTTTGGGAGCCTTTTCTTTTAGTTCGACCAGCTGGGCTTTTACAAAATTTGGGCGCTCGATTTTTCGGGTAGGATTTTGCGGGTTCCAGTTAAAACCAAGCAGAGCCAAAACCCCGGCATGAATGAGCAGGCTAACCAGAACAGGAATAATATAGGTACGGATCTGTAACACGGTATCTACTTAGGAGGATCAGTAACAAGACCGACAGAAGAGGCTCCAGCTTGTTGCAAAGCCGTCATCAAGTTCACCACGATTCCATAATCCACTTTATGATCACCCCATACAAGCACCGGTGTTTCCGGCTTTTGACGCAACACTTTGCTGACGGTCTCTTGAATTTCACCAATGGGCTTTGACTGTTCCTGCTTTCCCCCCAGGTTTATATAGAGTGTGCCATCTGTTTTGACTGAAACAATAAGCGGCTCTTCATCTTTATTGTCTAAAGGTGAAGATGGCGCCTGCGGTAGATCAACTTTCACTCCTTGCATAAGCAAAGGCGCGGTTACCATAAAAATAACCAATAAAACCAACATCACATCAATGTAGGGAACCACATTGATCTCCGCCATAGGTTTCTTTTTCTTGGATGCCATGTTGAACGACCTTTAAGGTTTTGAATGCACTTGGCGGTGTAAGATAGAAGAAAACTCTTCGGCAAAGGTTTCGTATTTACCGCTCAATGACTCTGCTCGAGCCGAAAAGCGGTTGTAAGCAAGTACCGCAGGAATAGCAGCAAACAATCCCATCGCGGTAGCCACTAGCGCTTCGGAAATACCCGGAGCAACCGTAGCCAAAGTTGCTTGCTGCACATTGGCCAAACCGCGGAACGAATTCATGATTCCCCATACGGTGCCAAACAGTCCGATATAAGGGCTCACCGATGCGACGCTGGCGAGAAAAGGTAGATTGGCCTCCAGCTTTTCTTCTTCCCGCGCAAGAGCAACCCGCATTGATCTCTGCGTGCCTTCCATAATGGCATCCGGTTCGGTCCCCGATTGCTGACGTAAACGGGAAAACTCCTTGAATCCCGCGCGGAAAATATTTTCCACTCCGCCAGAGTTATTTTGATTAGCCTTACTGTTTCCCTGACGATACAACTGGGTTAGATCAATACCAGACCAAAACTGTCTTTCGAACGCATCAAAGGCCGCTTTAGCACGAGTCTGGTAGATACCCCGCTGCACGATCATCACCCAGGACACAACCGATGCAAGAAATAACATTAACATCACCATCTGCACCAAAAGGCTGGCATTAGCGATCAAATGGAAAATGGAAAGCGGTTCCTGGCTCATGCAGAAAACTCCTCGAGATATTTATTCAGTTGCAACACCAACTCTGTGGGTAATGGAGCAGGTTCTGCAGTTTGTTCATTAATACAGGCAACTCGTACACGTCCTTCAGCCAGGACTTGCCCATCACGTAAAACCTTTTGGTGCATTATTATTGAACCGCGTTTCACTTTTTCGGGAAAGGTTGTCACCTGAATTTCGTCATCCAGTTTAGCTGAACGTCGGTAATCAATCTGTGCTGAAGCCACCACAACCAAAAAACCATCGGCAATAAAAGCCGCTTTGGGAAAACCCAGCTCCCGTAAAAATTCGGTGCGGGAACGCTCCATAAATTTCAAATAATTGGGATAGTAAACAATCCCCCCGGCATCAGTATCTTCGATATAGACCCGGATATTGATAGAAAATTCGTTTGTCACAACAACTCTGAATAGTTCGTTAATCGTTCTTCTTTGGGGTTAAACCAAAATGATCGTAGGCAAGTTGCGTGGCCATACGCCCTCTTGGTGTGCGGATAACATACCCTTGCTGTATCAAGTAGGGTTCCAATACATCTTCGATGGTATCCCGCTCTTCGCTAATGGCCGCCGCCAGATTATCTACACCAACCGGGCCGCCTTCAAATTTTTCAATCATGGAGAGAATCAAACGTCTATCCATGTGATCGAACCCTTGATGATCAACACCAAGCATATTCAATGCTCTGTCAGCCAAGTCCGAGGTCACAATCCCATCGCCTTTTACTTCCGAAAAGTCGCGAACACGACGAAGCAAACGGTTGGCAATTCTGGGGGTTCCCCTGGCTCTTCGGGCGACTTCGAAAGCCCCTTCCGGCTCCATTTGAATGCCCATAAGCGAGGCCGAGCGTTTCACGATATGAGTCAGGTCTTCCACATTGTAAAACTCCAGACGCTGTACGATACCAAACCGATCCCGCAACGGAGAAGTAAGCAGCCCCGCCCGAGTAGTTGCACCAACCAAAGTAAATGGCGGCAGATCGATTTTAATTGAGCGCGCCGCAGGGCCTTCACCAATCATGATATCAAGCTGGAAGTCTTCCATCGCCGGGTAGAGAACCTCTTCGACCACGGCGCTCAAACGGTGGATTTCATCAATAAATAACACATCACCCGGTTCAAGGTTGGTCATCATCGCAGCTAAATCACCTGCTTTTTCCAGCACTGGACCAGATGTGGTTTTCAGGTCTACGCCCATTTCCGCCGCGATAATATTGGCCAAGGTGGTTTTACCCAAACCGGGAGGGCCAAATACCAACGTATGATCAAGCGCTTCACCACGGCCCTTGGCAGCATGGATAAAGATATCCATCTGCTCCTTAACAACAGGCTGCCCGATGTAGTCTTTTAAGGTTTTTGGGCGAACAGCGCGATCGAGCATCTCTTCCTTGGGTTTTGCTCCGCCACTGATAATGCGATCTTCTTCAATCATGGAATAGCTCGTAGTTTACGCTGGTAACATGGATCTCAATGCAAGCCGAATAAGCTCTTCACTGGTTTGAACGTCGCTCGTATATGAACTCGCAACCACTTTGGCTGCATCGGTGGGCTTATACCCCAAGGCAACCAAAGCTGCTTCCGCATCGGCAATCAAAGTATTGGGGTCCAGCGGGTTATTATGTTCGATATTAATAATCCCTGCTTGAGCGGGCTCCGCAGCCTCTCCCCATCCTTTAAGCTTGTCTCTCATTTCGATGATTAAACGTTCCGCGGTTTTCTTACCCACTCCCGGTACTTTAACCAAAGCAGAGACATTATCTTGCATCACACAACGAACAAAATCGGTCGTTTCCATGGACATAATACCCACAGCCATTTTCGGGCCGACTCCGTTAATTTTGATTAACAGACGAAATAGTTCACGGTCTTTTTTATTGATAAAGCCAAAAAGCTGCTGTGCGTTTTCACTGACCGAAAAGTGGGTATACAGTGTCACAGATTCCCCGGCTGCGGGCAGCTGGAAGAACGTGGTCATGGGTGACTGCACTTCGTAGCCAACCCCGTTTACATCGACCAAAAGCCAAGGCGCAAGCTTTTCAATTAATGTTCCGGAAAGGAAACCAATCATAATTCTGACCTATACCAATTAACGAAGGCGTCCGGCTTTATAGCGACCACGCCCGGCAAGACTAATAAGGTGTTTTTGGGTGTTTGCATGGCATATAGCAACAGCAAGTGCATCCGCCGCGTCTTCTTGTGGGGTTTTAGTCAAGCCAAGCATGGTTTTCACCATATGCTGGACTTGGAATTTGTCGGCAGCCCCGGTTCCGACCACAGATTGTTTTACTTTTCGCGCTTCATACTCAGCAACAGGTAAATCACAATTCATTGCCGCAACTATAGCCGCGCCCCGCGCCTGGCCAAGTTTAAGCGCGGAACCCGCACTTTTTGACATAAAAACCTGTTCAATGGCGAATTCATTGGGAGAATATGTGTGAATAACTTCAGAGACAGAATCAAAGATGAGCTTTAATCGCTCTGGCAACAAG includes:
- the ybgC gene encoding tol-pal system-associated acyl-CoA thioesterase, encoding MTNEFSINIRVYIEDTDAGGIVYYPNYLKFMERSRTEFLRELGFPKAAFIADGFLVVVASAQIDYRRSAKLDDEIQVTTFPEKVKRGSIIMHQKVLRDGQVLAEGRVRVACINEQTAEPAPLPTELVLQLNKYLEEFSA
- the tolB gene encoding Tol-Pal system beta propeller repeat protein TolB; translated protein: MHKIGLFLCAMVLALGARAELTIEITQGVDNPTPIAVVPFGGAQNVQEDLTQIISADLMRSGLFHAIPQRDMLSFPKKESEIYYRDWRVLGANYLVVGDLQKSPTGFVLEYQLYDVIAQRRVLSRTVTGSDTQVRDIAHLVSDEVYQSITGIKGAFSTKILYVEDLGKSVQKRYRIVLADADGARDKVLFSSSEPLLSPTWSNDMRYVAYVSFETSRPAIFRQNIRTGEREQLTNFRGLNGAPAFSPDDTKLAMVLSKDGNPEIYTLEIATKKLRRVTQTSSSVIDTEPNWTEDGKGIIFTSNRGGNPQIYQIHLASGRTERLTFEGDYNARPRVSPDGKSLVMVHRENGIFHIAWQDIASGDMRILTETWLDESPSIAPNGAMLLYATQHNNKGVLAAVSLDAGVKYRLPSKRGDVREPAWSPFIK
- the tolA gene encoding cell envelope integrity protein TolA codes for the protein MLQIRTYIIPVLVSLLIHAGVLALLGFNWNPQNPTRKIERPNFVKAQLVELKEKAPKKVAKKQPKKVDLTKRRLEQQRQKKLAEQKKQAALKKKQEDAKRKTEEERKRKEALAKKEAEARAREQELQRLQMQQELEQAIAEEEQLLAEVEFENEAQSYVSAITQRIEQNWSRPPSARTGMQCELLIQLVPTGQVVEVNIIKSSGNPAFDRSAEQAVKKVDRFPEIREMPPEVFERYYRKLRLVFNPQDLRQ
- the ruvB gene encoding Holliday junction branch migration DNA helicase RuvB, whose amino-acid sequence is MIEEDRIISGGAKPKEEMLDRAVRPKTLKDYIGQPVVKEQMDIFIHAAKGRGEALDHTLVFGPPGLGKTTLANIIAAEMGVDLKTTSGPVLEKAGDLAAMMTNLEPGDVLFIDEIHRLSAVVEEVLYPAMEDFQLDIMIGEGPAARSIKIDLPPFTLVGATTRAGLLTSPLRDRFGIVQRLEFYNVEDLTHIVKRSASLMGIQMEPEGAFEVARRARGTPRIANRLLRRVRDFSEVKGDGIVTSDLADRALNMLGVDHQGFDHMDRRLILSMIEKFEGGPVGVDNLAAAISEERDTIEDVLEPYLIQQGYVIRTPRGRMATQLAYDHFGLTPKKND
- the ybgF gene encoding tol-pal system protein YbgF; the encoded protein is MPSRFILFFSALLISFSVTAVEVIDRYPDGEERQSQRQPQAVTQAPMPAQSPAEATNLAELYYQLQVVQQEVLQLRGQVEEQAHQIKKLKQQRLDDYIDLDRRLSQLGQPGSGRPVLSSSTDSQTSNSSTASGGAQASELQSYRSAIDLVLKQQKYDQAADALMQHLKDYPSGRYAANAQYWLGEIYLLKNELETARQWFTKLLSTYPDHNKVPDAQFKLGKVHHLLGDDAKAKEFLNKAASSNSSAASLARDYLKLNFPS
- the tolR gene encoding protein TolR; the protein is MASKKKKPMAEINVVPYIDVMLVLLVIFMVTAPLLMQGVKVDLPQAPSSPLDNKDEEPLIVSVKTDGTLYINLGGKQEQSKPIGEIQETVSKVLRQKPETPVLVWGDHKVDYGIVVNLMTALQQAGASSVGLVTDPPK
- the pal gene encoding peptidoglycan-associated lipoprotein Pal; the encoded protein is MTKTLKIFLAMIAVMSLLAGCSSNTQVEDDASATDSATESTDQGAGADLDGANSMENAVDLSGVDTVFYFDFDQSILRSESRSALMLHAEALKAEPRNVRLEGHADERGSREYNMALGERRANAVRDFLVLQGVDSNLIETVSYGEERPAEVGSYDSAWSKNRRVELK
- the tolQ gene encoding protein TolQ, whose translation is MSQEPLSIFHLIANASLLVQMVMLMLFLASVVSWVMIVQRGIYQTRAKAAFDAFERQFWSGIDLTQLYRQGNSKANQNNSGGVENIFRAGFKEFSRLRQQSGTEPDAIMEGTQRSMRVALAREEEKLEANLPFLASVASVSPYIGLFGTVWGIMNSFRGLANVQQATLATVAPGISEALVATAMGLFAAIPAVLAYNRFSARAESLSGKYETFAEEFSSILHRQVHSKP